GCATCTTGTTTTAAAAACTCAGCTTTTCTTAATTTGTGATGTATTGTGTACTCCCAATAAACATTTTAGTGTCTCAGTTGCTAGGTACTACTTAACAATGAAGTTGATTGCACATTTATTCATATCTTATTTCGATGTAAAAGTGAGAACTGACAGTGTTGTACCAAAGCTTAGAGAAGTAAAAATCCAGTGTAAATTTGCATTATTGGGGCTACTACTAGCAAAGCAGCGTATTGCCCCTCATTGGCTTTGTACCAGGTCAAAAAGAAGCCTTGTGAgcgaggggcccagcagagcgggcaCTAGTCCCTGACGTAAGTTTGAGAGTAGTAATAGCAGATGATAAGGTCACGGAGGACTTTGCCATATAGTCAGATATGCTGTATTCTTAACAGAGACAGAGGCATTGCAATAaagagtgtggtggtcctgtgatgcCTCCTGATAGGGGATTATGAATAAATAGAATAGCAGCGCATAAAGTCCAATTCTGCTCCATGGGCGGGGGAAAATAGACaattttcctgtgtttcattttatGCACAGGATTTTTGCCCACCTCTATACATCTGTTATAAGCCTAAAACTTTAAAATCTGTACGAAACAAGAGAGGCGTAAGTTGTTTGAACTCTTACTGGCAACAGGTATTATATAAAATTACCTGTAATTGTAATCTACTGGTCCTTTGCATCACACTTCACAGCGTCCTTGGTATTTGCcaatgcattgtgtttttctgGGTGGTCTCCTtagatgattattattattttttaattcatgtgATTTAACACTTGTGTTTTCTCCACTTAGCTCTGTTTACCCACATCAACTGCTCCCCGCAAACAAGATTTAATTAACTATTACTTTCATACtagattattttggattatatAAAAATGTTTGTTCCTATGAACTGATTTCTTAAATTCTCTGTAGCTCTGAGAAGACCAGGGAACTAACTGAAGTTGTCTGTGGCCTACCTTTACTAAGACAGCTCAGGCTAAGTCCTTTGCAGGATCCAAAGATCCGCCTGGAATGATATAATGGGATATCAAAGATCAACCTACAATGATATCATGGGGTAGTAAAGATCTGCATGGGATTATATGATGGTGTATCAAAGATCCACCTAGAATGATATCATGGGGTATCAAAGATCCACCTGGAATGATACCATGGGGTATTTTCCTTGACTGATACTAGCTGAGCGACAGGAAGGAAATGGTGCTCCCAGCAGTGCTTTCTCACAGGGTCACACCGCTCTAGTGTTGATATTATGATTCTTCACTGCTCTGTTCAGGTGTCAGCAGTCAGAGTGTTTGGGGAGGCTGTAATTTTACTTTTTGGCTCCACACTTTCTTACAGACACTACTGTGCGTTTTATATCTGCAGACTTgacaatatgtaaatattttacTTTTCAGCAAAGAAAAAAAGGTTGGCCAAAGAGGTGGAACAGAAAAATGTGTGCACAAAAACAAATGAGAGACATTCtaagaagaaaaaggaaggaaaatccaTCAAGGCACCGAAAGAAGAGAAGCCATCCAACACACCAAAAGATGGAAATCCACCTTCTATCACAAGAGATCAACCAACACTTTTAATGCCACCGAGACTGTATGCGGGTTATACAGCAATACCCATACTACCTGTTAGGAAGAGGAGAAGTGATGGAGATTCAAGGCAGCCGAAAGTTGGGGACTCGTCCAAGACTTCTACAAATGGGATCTTGACCATAGGATCAAGACCTCGGCACAGGGCTACAAGACCTCTGCATACAGTTTACACATTAACACCGATAAAACCTGTTaggaagagaagagaggagaggattTCCAGGGTGTCAAACACTGGAAATCGATCTAGGACTGCCAGCGGTGTAACTCTTGCTTCTAGGACGAGAaggcaaaatacagctaacatgtCTAACACAGGAACAAACACAGCACCTGCTAGGGCTAGAGGAGATGAGTGTTTTTGTAAGATACCCAAGTGCGAAAACCTTTCACAAATGGTGCAATACAGCAACCCAACTGTGAAAGCTGAAGATTTGAACCAAGGAACTTTCCCAATAGCTCAATACACCAACAGAGCAACAGGTTCAAGGGCAGAAAGGAAGAGAGATGAAAGCCAAGCCAACCCGTCACAAGACTGGAAGCCAGAGAACATCAAAAGAGAGCAATACCGAAGCAGCAGCATGAAAAATGGGAGAGCCAGGAGCAGGAGGGCTAAAAAACAAGTAATGTCAGCAGACGACTGGACTCAGACAAATTTCCCAGCAGACCAATACACATCAAACAGAAGAACAAGTGCAAGGGCTTCAAGAAGAGATGTAAAACAGGCAGCAGCGGATGGGAACCGTAGCAAGGCCAACCTCTCAGCTCACAGATGCACAACCAATAGAACTACAAGTGCAAGAGCTCCGAATAGGAGATTCGAAAACCCGCCTGAGACAGCAGAAGAATGGAAGCAGCCGAATTTCCCAACAGACCCAAACACAGCCAATAAAAGGACAAGTGTGAGAGTTACAAGGAGAAGAGTTGGAAACCATACCAATCCACAAGAAGATTGTTACATTGTTGAACCACCAGCAGACATGTACATGGATAACACACAAATAAATCGGAGACCTGCTAAGAGGCGAAGAAGTCAGAGCCACTCCAAGACGGAAAGAGAACTGGAGAATGCTAACATGCCATTCAGTGTGCATGCGTCTAATATGTCAACAGCTTCTACACCATCATCAAGGTGGAGGATTCACAACCCTTTTTGGACGGCAAACAGAGGCCTGATAGGGTCTCACCAAAGGCAGCAACCCCCAGGTAGGTGGAATCTGTACTCTCACAAACAGTCACCTGTGTATTCCAACTGTTGGTCTACCCTGTACTCCCTGAGTGACATTGCATAAACTGTGGATTAAACATCAGTGCTTAAGATAATGGGCTATTACAGTGCTTAATGAAGGAAATAGATGCTGCCCTTAACCTGTTTCCCATGAGGAAAGGTTTATATCAAGCATGTTACCTCCACCCTGCTCTATGAGGAAACAGGTATATCACATAATAATTACTAACTCCCATCGACCTGAGCATATATGCCATTGTTTCATGGAAATATATAGGAAATCTGAAGTCATACCAACATATAATCATATTGGCAATCAGGCGTAGGCTCCGCTTTGTTTCAAAAGACCTTAGTGCCCTCCATCCAAAATGTTGAGGATCACTGAGCCTAAGTGCATTATGGAGGGCTCTAGGGTCCTAGACTGACATCTCTAAGTTCTTTGCAAGCCTTCTGCCAAAGGTGTGTTGCCTAAACACTAATCAACTGTGTCCTTCCTGGGATGAAGGACAGTGTTGCAGATTTCGGTGTCTGGGCCTGTGGATTACTTGAGAAATACTTTCCTTTCACTCCTGACTGTGAGTACATGCACTAAAAATGGTTGGGGTGAGTACTCATTGTGTACTGTAGGCACTAGTGTGGGAGGCTAGCACTCATTCTAGACTAAGGCAGAGGGCTGGCTGAGTAAACTTAGTAACCTAGAAGGAAGGCCCCCCTTGTGGTAGCTCAAGAATGCTTCCTACTTACTGTTCCTCTTACCACACTAGTATAGTTTTGCCTATTAACAGTAGCCTCGTTCAGCAGGACTGGTGGGGTGACTCAGGCTTTCTTGTAGCTAGATGGGCCTATATTTACAGGTCCTGCTCTCGGACTACACTCCCTGCCTTGGGGGACCCCATCAAGGCCAGGGTCCTCCGGGAGCCGAGGAAGTGCAGCTTCTCCCAGCCTGGAATCCTATATCTGACTTACTCATTCTTAATGGAATGTGCCCTCTTTGGATCTCACACACAGCCACTCAGTTCCCTGACCAATCACACCCATGCATCATGTACACTAAAAGCCAGTCCACTCAAGGCAGTCCAGCCACTCACCCTGTTGCAGTGGAAACAATCATGATTTAGATTCTACTTTTAGGATCAGGACTGCACGTCCACATATTGGGCCTAACAGGGCACTCGTAGCCAAATAATCTTAACTTGAGCTTGTTATCTAGTTTCCTAGCTTGTTATCTATCTGGGAGAGGATGTAGGACAGTGGTCAAAGCGACTGCCTCAGGAGTTGGAGATCTGGGTTCGTCTCTTGGCATCGgcgcaacgtcctgtgattctgggaaaatcacctaatctccccgtACCCatgaacagcgccttgagacccccacgggtgataagccacgctataCAAATCTACATTTTATTCATAGTAAAGTAACATTTGCACACTCACCCTAAAAAGGGacgtaaaattattttttatataaacatgTTAACAGACAGACCATGCCGTAATTTGTTATGAGATCGGTTTGTAACAGGGCTATCTCACCTACAGATTTgtatgctgcaagttcagcattaaATGTGAGTCCTGCCAAGAGGAGGAGAAGTCGGAGCCCGAACAAGTCATCAAGCGAGCTGCAGATGGCCAACATGAGGTCCACTTCACACACATCTAGATTGCCGCCAGTGACCACGCCTTCGCAGAGGTGGAGATTTCAGAACAGTTTCTGGACAGCAAACCCAACCCCAGGAAGTTCCAAACAAAGGAAGCAGTCTCCAGGTAGGTATAATGTGATCCCTAAAAAGCAGAATCCTTTTATAAATATTCGCTTGAGGAGACTGCTCCGTCACTGCAAAGCTTGGACACTCCCATTGTCAATTTCAGATACATTGTGATACCAAAGGCTTTACCTGTGTCACAATCAGCATCTCATTTGCAGAGCCAGCACATATCACCCTGGCATAGACACTAAAATGCTCTACTGTCGTACGGTTCCTACTTCTTCTCAGTAAGACTGTTCTTTGTCGGGCAACATAGACGTTAGAGGTTTGAGGAAATGCTCCACACATTCCATCAGAATATATTGGCCTTATACCCTAGCTAGCCCACAGTGCGCTATCTGGTGGCCCCACACACCTACACGGGCACCAGGTGGTGTCTGCACCCTCCCAACATGAACACTCTTAGTCCCCATCAGGAAAATCATGATAACAAGTACTACCTTTTGGTTTGTAATTAAGGCATGCCCAAAGAGATACACAGGAAATACACAAATAGTGGTTTAATATTTATTGAGACAGCGGCAATCTTGTGTAAAATAGATGCGCTGCAACGATTAGTAGAATGAAGCAGATACAAGTTGCCATCATTACAAGGATTTTAACGGATGAATAAATCAACCATCATACAGGTTGGAATAGattatatgaatatatataattGTACTCCTGCCTAACCTATCCTAATGAGCACAGGTGTGCCAATCTGCAAGATCCCCTGAGTGGTCTACCTCTCCAGTTACCTGTGTGTATGtattattcagcagccaggcaacaTGCAAGCCGCCGTCCTTCTCAGGATAGGGATGGAATCCAGCTGGGCTAGGGTTCAAGCACTGAGTGACCATGACAGTCGTCTTGAGTGCTCCTTTGCCTCAGCAGACGTTTACGTGGTTTATATATTAAACATAACCCATAGGTTCAATGCCTGTGCTTTGTTCCGGATGCAGCCCAGCCCAAAATGGATGTCAACGTCACAAGTGAACAGATAAAAATAGAAGCGTGTGGACCTAGGGACTAAGCAACTACACTTCACCCCACCTTCTCTTCTACTGTCGTAGCATGCAGATGCCTCCACGGATGTAAACCATTTTTTCCACTCCCAAAACCGAAGAACCTGATTGAAATCACTTCAGTTGAACAATCTGTAAATTTAAGCAAATATATTTTGGGATAATTTTCATTGCATTTGCTTCGATTAGGAAGCgctaaatattttttgtttaatatcATCTGGGGAGGGTATGGATTTGTGGGTTATTGGTTTATGATAGATCTTAAGTGATTGGGGGAGTCATTTAAGAATTTTGACTGGTTTAAGCTTAGTAGAGAGATTCAGGCTGGGGTTTTAGTGCTAATCATGGAAGTTTAAACATAGCAGTTTTAACTTAGGCACAGGAACTCACCTTCACTTGAAAGGTTTCAGTCAAGGGGGTTTACCCTTAATGGTTTAGGTGAGGCTTTAGAGTATAAGCTACAGATTGAATGTTTAGGGTTAGGATTTataacttaggacctgatttaaagtttggtgaacAAGTTTCTCTGTAGCAGCGTGGCGGATATCTTGTCCACCTTATTAGAAATGCCATAGTATATAAtccacttgtaataaggcggacaggatgTCCGTCATATTTCAGATGGAGTAAACCCCCcctaaactttaaatcaggcccttagttttaagtTTAAGAGTTAGACTTgaagttttagggcctgatttacatcttggctgTAAGGATACTCTGTCGCAACGAGGAGGGAGTATTCATACCTCGAAGACTACTCCGTCTCCGCTGTGATTAAACTCCTCCTGCGGCCTGACAGAGTATGGGCTGTCAGGGGCTGTCTTCTAATTCCGCTCACCTAATTTAGTTGGGcggaattagaggtcagttttcactgcccatcaccgCCACGAAAACTCTGGCTGTAAGGGGAAGTGAAAACTACAAAATGCTCACCTCGCCATGGCGAGGAGCATTGTCTctagaaatacattttcttttattttcaactAGAAATCCACTTCATGATTTTGTTAGTGAACATGCTATGTCTATTATACCAAAACTcttaatgaaaatatataaaaaaataatcagcCCACCTCAACTAAAAACTCAGCCTCCAAACACTGTTGCTCAATAGGGTACTTACTGGTAGGAAAAAGaaattggaaagacttcaaaaagaaaacagcaagTATCTTCTGAAGATCCAGTCACTGCTCCCCTGCTCCACCTGAGCACAGACAGTACACCTCCAcctcaccccttgcacttgtacccCAGCTTGTACCCCAGGTTGCCCCCACACGAATCACATTTAGTGCCACTGATCACCCAGTATCCTGCTGCTGCCCCTCCAAAAAAGCCCTGCCTGCAAAAAAGGGTATGTattcctccccaggtattcccccTATGAGCAAAGAGGAAAACTCACTGGTGGTGTAAGCCTGCAGGCGATCATGGCCTTCTTGACTTTCAATAGTTCTTCCTTGATGGATAGTGTGAATGCAGGACTTGGTCACTACAGGACTACAGTACTGAGAATGCACCGCATCCATTGCAGtcccacaagtgtcaccttctggcaTACTACAGTAATACGTAAACTTCCCTGATGACTGAAAGATCTCTATTATGACCTCTCTAATGGCTTCAACTACTCTTTTGTTAAAGACACAATCTTTTACCCCAGCCATAATACCCAATGTTTGCAATACTTCATGCATCTTCAAACATTTCTATTTTTTGGCTTTAAGTTTCAGCCCAGTGTCTGCGGGGCTGAAAGCGGTCAGATCAAGCATCCTTCCTGTTGGTAGGGTCTCCAGGACCTGCACCTTACGTTCTGCTTTACCTTGATAAGTTTTTGCTATTTTATGCAAAATACCACCCAAGATTATGTTTTCTTGACTTTTTGGGGAAAGTCCAGGCTCAATGCCAAATTAGCATCTAGAGAGAGGAAACCTGATTGTCTCTAGTCCCCAAAACCCGTAATATATTAGGATGTTGAGTTCCGAAGAAATCAGTCCTGTGAGACTGTGAGGATTAATATTTTTTGTTAGTGAATTCCGAACCTCTTTTCACCATGAATGGACACACTCAAGAATATGCATCAGTAatatgttttatgatgtttttaaaaacaatgtcCTATCCCACTGTATAAAAGGTATATGGTTGTAACTACATATATAAATTATGCAGTGCCAATGATACCAACCACTAAACAAAATGCTAAAAAGAACTGCAATAAGGTGTTTTTGTTCAACTGGTCTAAACTTACAGAAGTTGAAAAAGTCACTTATCTTTATGTTTCCCAAACCTGTTTgtcatgtattttaaaatgtttagaaacataatcaaaattttgctgttgctttctctcaaGTACGTTGTGGTAGATTTAGGTGGGGAGGATGCCCCTGACACAGTGCTCAAGGGCAATAATTTACtattaaacaaaaacataatatGCTGCATGAATATAGCAATCACATACACAGCACAGGACCAGGTGTACGAACGTTTGGAATTGCAGGTTTATGCCAACCGCCATACTGCTCCGGAGACCTGCCTACGTACTTCCACAGTGACAATTCTTTGAAACTGAACTTTTCCACCTAATTTTCAGGTCTTTAGATGCTGGTTGGCTTTGGAAGATCCCTGTGATGTTGTGGTGGCATGGACCCTCTGAATGTATTTCTGTATTCCCTCCCAAAACCATGACAAACAATTATTAAAATGATTATCAGGCACTTTGAATATAAATTCGAGCAAATTTAAATAGAGGTAGGTCAGTGATCAATCCTTTGTGATCTTTTTAATTCTAATGGGACTATTTTGTCAATAGAATTGTACATGGCTACCACACCATCAAACCTGAGAACTGCTCGTCGAAGAGGGCAGAGCCCTGTCAATACAACAAAGGAGTTTCAGATGGCCCACACTCGGTTTGGCTCGCCCATGTCTAACAGGCCAACAGTTTCAACACCGACTCAAAGGTGGAAATTTCAGGATGAATTCTGGACGCCAACATCAATCCCAAGCCAAGAAGGGTCCCAAGAAAGACAGAAGTCGCCAGGTATGTGGAAAGTGTATCTCCAGAGATGAGTCACAGATGTATCAGGGGATGTAAATAAATCCCACCCTATGTCTATTACATAGATGTTAGTCTGATggcttattgtaaaaaaaaaatgctaacttAATGTAACCAGTGTCTCCAAAAGACCTTATACAGAATCTCACCAGCATTTGGAGGTGCTTGACCTTGCCTTGGCAAAGTTCTACCACAGACGACGTCCCTTTTTTAGGTCGACCCTCCCAGGCAGCATAAGCTGTCTGGTTGCAACAAagctattgtgggcttaccaagaactcaCAGGAGCTTATATCCTGCCCATTGTTCACCATTGGTTGCCTTTaccgtcactctcatttgcttgcttcttattgcaTCTTATTCAAAGACTTTTTTTGTCCTAGCTTTTCCATCTTATATTTGTCCCTCCCCTCGAGCAAAAAcctctttaccatctctctgattggctggcttctgTCCTTCCACTTCAAgggaaagtttttttctttttggttaagcgcTCCATGAGAGTGCTTGTGTTTTACAGCTCCCGCCTTCTCCCCCATGTGCTTCTCAGAAATGCCGACCTTCGCTCTCCATTTTCCTTTCTCACGTAGTTCTCCAACTCCCCCTTGTGTGCAGTGTTGTTCCCACCCTTGTGTGGTTCTCCCCTGCTCTTTGTGTGTCTGTCTCTTCCATGTGCCTTTTGCTCCTTTGTGTGCTTGCCACTCCTGCGTCTGCAATTTGTGCTCTTGTCTCACCACCCCAGGCGCTCTGTGCTCTTCTCTCTATGTATGCTGCTACTCACATCTCCCATGTTTGAACTCACCCTTGTGGAACACTTGTGCTGCACAAACCCCCACCATTTGCTTCTTCACTAGCCCCTTACCTGGGTCCTTCTCCAGTAAATTTGCAATTCTGTGCTGAAAAAATCTTAATTTTTGTATTTACCAATGCAAGTGGCATCCAccatcttggatcagtaaataaaaatataaagagaAACGGGGCCCACATCACTCCACTGGTGTGTCCATGTATTCTGAAGCACGCATGCATACATCATCACGCACATGCTACTTGAATGACATGATCATCAGCTGCAAATATgtcattgcactttttttttatgttgttgcacAGTGCTGCAAAAAAGCTCAATACCGTAACGCACTGCAAAaaggcattgataaagccaataggtctcaaaggcAAGACATATTCGCTTTCCCAATACTTGTTTAATAATTGGCTATCTCATTAACTTCCAGAGCAGACTAGTAAGCATTAGACCTttcctggattcacatgctgtccaCCCTCAGACATATgacaatactggatttttttcacaatatgtgatgtggtgcaggggcagctccttcgctatggcgaaggagcgtaacccacctggccaagagccaggagatgaaaaatgaaacgataGTTCCACTATCGTTTCGTTTTTTTGTCTGCTAGCtaagccagcagtacagggaggatCGGGACTTGgccacaggaggtaggaggggggatGAGGAGTGAGTGCACCTAagcgcgcatgtgtgtttagccagccgtctgaggcaggccaaacacacatgcgcacttaggtttctccagcccgctgCAGAAACTGCACGGGCCCCAgtgctgtgtctgagcggcagtcactgccgttcagaccaatcttgacgctgctttcatgttatgtttagcatgaaagcagtgccaggttgctggggatcctgtgctggtgtcccactgaatgctgggacaccacatggaaggAAGAGGAGCCTGAGGTGTCAGGAAACAGAGACAGCGGTAAGATACATTTCCCCCCCCTTCCATTTCTGTCCCCTTCCCactcgcccctccccttgagatttgcagcagctgcagCTAATGTGATAGAGGAGACCAAGAGCGGTAAAACTGGCTTAGTGGAAAAATGCTTCCACTGTAGCAGGAAGGTGTGTTTGACTGCCTGGTCACATGTTCAAATCGCTGCAGGTTCACAGAGGTTTTCAttttctgtggtcgataaaataAGCATAATTGAGTAGGGCAACAAGTAACCTATGTGTGCGTGCTGTCAGAGTAGGGGAATCTCACTTAAAACTCACCTGTGCTCACACTAATATTTTAACTCTGAAACATCCTACATGTGCAAAACTTGGAGGTAAATAGAGGGAAGTGCAAGTGTGACCAGTGACAGCTCAGCCCCTCCCATCCTGACAAGATAGACCATCCTGACAACACCTAGCCCCCTCTctatcactgtctgggaggaatacatagaagccaactgccaactacacctagtcatgtgacccaggatacaagctGCAGGCACTTAATGGTTCGGACAAGAgtatgccaattttctaaaagtggcgtttttagAACAGTGACTTAAAAACCGACCTTacctttaaagagggttttaaattacaaatcattagAGCCTAAATATGATATTTCTATGTGTTGCCAATCAactattatcacttattaaatgtaataaggtaacccaatgttatcctttgcgagaggtaggccttacagtagtgaaaaataaatgtaagagtttttcactatcagtacatgtaaaacttaaaaagtacatgcCCAAGATTTTAAATACTCcgcacatatgtattaaaaggaaggtttaggcccagcaagaggtttattttgctaggtcaaaatagcagtttgaaactaaaaggctgcaatggcagggctggcaCGTGTTTTAAAGGGCTTACTAAAGTAGGTAGCACAGTggatgctgcagacccactagtagcatttaatttacagtccctgggcatatGTTGTACCAATTTACTAGGGCCATACAAATAAtatgaatgtgcaaattgtgtatACTCTAATTTTATCATGGTtcgaggagtgagcacaagcactttagcactggttagcagtggtaaagtgcacagaatcataaggccaacaaaaacaaattcaacaaaacaggagTAGGGAAAGAGAAGGGTTTGGGGGAAACCACACCCAAGGCTCTCAGGTATAACAAAAATCTATCTTGAGGGGAGGCCTGAAGTAGCTTTTTCTTTAGCCAGGGTGACATCTGCCAGGAAATGGATGATATTCTCTCCCAGACAATATCATGCTTGGTAGAGGGTGAAGTCTGGAGTCGTTGTCTCCCCAGGCAATGTGGTATGCACTCACAAGTTATGGTTTGCATAATTATCTCCCTATGTACTACTTTCAAAGGTTGGGGCACTGGTATTAGCCTCCTCTAGACAAAGGGCATTGGTACTATTAGAGGCTTAAGTAATTTCTTTTGCAAAGCAATCTGGTGCAAACCTATTACTAAGAGTGCAGTAACTGTCTCTCATATGTTGTTCCCTGTCCAGGTGATGTATGGAGTAGTTACCCCCGTAAGTCAACGTTTTTTCTTTCCACTAGCTGGACATGAAGAGGTTCCTACCCTCATGTTAATGTGGGAGACCTGGTGATATCTATGCAATATGGTGTTTTCCTGCAGGGCAAAGTGTATTTTTTCTGATAGCCAGAGACTGGGTTGTGTCTGCCTCCAGAGTGAATATGGGAGAGCTGGTCCTCTCCATTCACTGTGGTATTTTCCTGCAGGTGAAGCCTGAATGGCTGTCTGCTCTATTCAACGTCTGGGGCACACTGTTGGCACATTTTTTACTTTTATCTCATTAGTTTAAGACCGTTTGGATTAttggggctgcacaagcagtttcACCTTCCTGGATTAGTTGTTTATGGCATATGTATCTGTCCCTCAAATCCCTCTGGAGCTCCCAGAGGTGTTACTTGTTCTTTCTGTATCTTTGATCGTTATTCTTCCTT
This portion of the Pleurodeles waltl isolate 20211129_DDA chromosome 12, aPleWal1.hap1.20221129, whole genome shotgun sequence genome encodes:
- the LOC138268698 gene encoding serine/arginine repetitive matrix protein 1-like, whose amino-acid sequence is MLGNKGTILAKKKRLAKEVEQKNVCTKTNERHSKKKKEGKSIKAPKEEKPSNTPKDGNPPSITRDQPTLLMPPRLYAGYTAIPILPVRKRRSDGDSRQPKVGDSSKTSTNGILTIGSRPRHRATRPLHTVYTLTPIKPVRKRREERISRVSNTGNRSRTASGVTLASRTRRQNTANMSNTGTNTAPARARGDECFCKIPKCENLSQMVQYSNPTVKAEDLNQGTFPIAQYTNRATGSRAERKRDESQANPSQDWKPENIKREQYRSSSMKNGRARSRRAKKQVMSADDWTQTNFPADQYTSNRRTSARASRRDVKQAAADGNRSKANLSAHRCTTNRTTSARAPNRRFENPPETAEEWKQPNFPTDPNTANKRTSVRVTRRRVGNHTNPQEDCYIVEPPADMYMDNTQINRRPAKRRRSQSHSKTERELENANMPFSVHASNMSTASTPSSRWRIHNPFWTANRGLIGSHQRQQPPDLYAASSALNVSPAKRRRSRSPNKSSSELQMANMRSTSHTSRLPPVTTPSQRWRFQNSFWTANPTPGSSKQRKQSPELYMATTPSNLRTARRRGQSPVNTTKEFQMAHTRFGSPMSNRPTVSTPTQRWKFQDEFWTPTSIPSQEGSQERQKSPVQRNRRGNASSAGDKGTTKRRKMASPSQNTTPESNIRPQLSHLDDVIFHENRQQRYRETRGSKSKRSRSGIKYWLSRIF